In Magnetospirillum sp. XM-1, a single window of DNA contains:
- a CDS encoding GNAT family N-acetyltransferase produces MRDDVEIVAGWQPGAIGDIVAMHSRYYALHWNFGPYFEAKVATELAAFVRDRHRSASQLWCAVDSREHMIGSVAIDGAKGPEAGAHLRWFMVDPNRQGMGAGSRLLDCALEFCREKAFASVYLWTFAGLHAARRLYEARGFVLTQELTGETWGKPVTEQCFQLNLAG; encoded by the coding sequence ATGAGGGACGACGTCGAGATCGTGGCGGGATGGCAGCCGGGCGCCATCGGCGACATCGTCGCCATGCATTCGCGCTATTACGCGCTCCACTGGAATTTCGGCCCCTATTTCGAGGCCAAGGTGGCCACCGAGCTGGCCGCCTTCGTGCGCGACCGCCATCGCTCCGCCAGCCAGCTGTGGTGCGCCGTGGACTCGCGCGAGCACATGATCGGTTCGGTGGCCATCGACGGGGCCAAGGGGCCGGAAGCCGGCGCCCATCTGCGCTGGTTCATGGTCGACCCCAACCGCCAGGGCATGGGGGCGGGCTCGCGCCTGCTGGATTGCGCCCTGGAATTCTGCCGCGAGAAGGCCTTCGCCTCGGTCTACTTATGGACCTTCGCCGGCCTACACGCGGCCCGGCGCCTCTACGAGGCCCGGGGCTTCGTCCTCACCCAGGAATTGACCGGCGAAACCTGGGGCAAGCCGGTGACCGAGCAATGCTTCCAGCTGAATCTGGCGGGATAA
- a CDS encoding carbohydrate porin produces MKSRFLTTAAAIGMIAAAPAWAAPAKDPSTAELLAEIKRLANRVEELERKKTVATDTEQRIEKLESHNAAVEKALDQDTISETEPQIAARVKAAETDVLSYKKGKKILDALGDVKVGAGMTMVGQNLVGQQLDKESQLNWRGDVTVTLPGGKVGASKGTIFTHVRMGQGRGVQAVNNSFSSPNATAFQRPDANTSDAAIDLVQAWYQLDVPTTKTSRMEFTIGKMDPFVFFDQNTVAADETRYFMNQALVHNPLLDAGGDVGVDGLGFTPGLRVAYVNETDKSQVWRLQAAILETGDGAAFQNSTDFPFRIVQAETTQRFFGGLEGNYRIYGWMNDRATDFNNKRAKHAGIGISLDQKVDDYITLFSRYGYEVKGNPRFDQSLSIGGEIGGSYWGRGTDGLGMALVASHVNKKFREQSATLDNDNDGTPDFGYKALSFEQLAEIYYRYRLTPNFEMTPDFQVIRHPGGDPSSAVVYALGLRGQLTY; encoded by the coding sequence ATGAAGAGCCGTTTCCTCACCACGGCGGCCGCGATCGGGATGATCGCCGCCGCCCCGGCCTGGGCCGCTCCGGCCAAGGACCCGTCCACCGCCGAGCTGTTGGCCGAGATCAAGCGTCTGGCCAACCGCGTCGAGGAGCTGGAGCGCAAGAAGACCGTCGCCACCGACACCGAGCAGCGCATCGAGAAGCTGGAGAGCCATAACGCCGCGGTGGAAAAGGCCCTGGACCAGGACACCATCAGCGAGACCGAGCCCCAGATCGCCGCCCGCGTCAAGGCCGCCGAGACCGACGTGCTGTCCTACAAGAAGGGCAAGAAGATTCTCGACGCGCTGGGCGACGTCAAGGTGGGCGCCGGCATGACCATGGTCGGCCAAAATCTGGTGGGCCAGCAGCTGGACAAGGAAAGCCAGCTCAACTGGCGCGGCGACGTGACGGTCACCCTGCCCGGCGGCAAGGTCGGCGCGTCCAAGGGCACCATCTTCACCCATGTGCGCATGGGCCAGGGCCGTGGCGTCCAGGCGGTGAACAATTCGTTCTCGTCGCCCAACGCCACCGCCTTCCAGCGTCCCGACGCCAACACCTCCGACGCCGCCATCGACTTGGTGCAGGCGTGGTACCAGCTGGACGTCCCGACCACCAAGACCAGCCGCATGGAGTTCACCATCGGCAAGATGGACCCCTTCGTGTTCTTCGATCAGAACACGGTGGCCGCCGACGAGACCCGCTACTTCATGAACCAGGCGCTGGTCCACAATCCGCTGCTGGACGCCGGCGGCGACGTGGGCGTCGACGGCCTGGGCTTCACGCCCGGCCTGCGCGTCGCCTATGTCAACGAGACCGACAAGTCCCAGGTCTGGCGCCTGCAGGCGGCGATCCTGGAAACCGGCGACGGCGCCGCCTTCCAGAATTCCACCGACTTCCCCTTCCGCATCGTCCAGGCGGAAACCACCCAGCGCTTCTTCGGCGGCCTGGAGGGCAACTACCGCATCTATGGCTGGATGAACGACCGCGCCACCGACTTCAACAACAAGCGGGCCAAGCATGCCGGCATCGGCATCAGCCTCGACCAGAAGGTGGACGACTACATCACCTTGTTCAGCCGCTACGGCTACGAGGTGAAGGGCAACCCCCGCTTCGACCAGAGCCTGAGCATCGGCGGCGAGATCGGCGGGTCCTATTGGGGCCGCGGCACCGACGGGTTGGGCATGGCCCTGGTGGCGTCCCACGTCAACAAGAAGTTCCGCGAGCAGTCGGCGACGCTGGACAACGACAACGACGGCACTCCGGATTTCGGCTACAAGGCCCTGTCCTTCGAGCAGCTGGCGGAAATCTACTACCGCTACCGCCTGACCCCCAATTTCGAAATGACTCCGGACTTCCAGGTCATCCGCCATCCCGGCGGCGACCCGTCCAGCGCCGTGGTCTACGCTTTGGGGTTGAGAGGGCAGTTGACGTATTAA
- the murJ gene encoding murein biosynthesis integral membrane protein MurJ, whose amino-acid sequence MSLFRSIATVGGFTMLSRVTGLAREMMIAHFLGAGAVADAFFVAFRFPNLFRSLFAEGAFNAAFVPLFTGKMAAEGTEEARRFAEQAFSVMALVLTLFVAVMELAMPWAVYGLAPGFDTVPGKMALAVEFSRICFPYLLFISLVSLQAGVLNSMGRFAAAAATPVLLNLTSMAGLWFLVPYSETAGHAMAWGTFAAGVVQFVWLSRAARRVGMGLGLTRPRLTPEVGLLFKRIVPGAVGAGVYQVNLVINTMIASTVADGAVSYLNYADRVNQLPLGVVGIAIGTALLPTLSRQLKAGEADAARTSQNRAMELGLALTLPAAVALMVIAAPVIRVLFERGSFGPNETAATASALVAFAIGLPAYVLVKVLVPGFFAREDTSTPVRVAGVAMVLNVALNLAMAKPLGHVGMALATAIAAWANVAILGVLLARRGYFTLDQRLKSKAPRIVAACAVMGAVLWGGKWALWPLAQGQLMAVGILAGLVVLGALAFLAAAQVLGALSLGEIKGMVRRKRG is encoded by the coding sequence ATGAGTCTGTTCCGCTCCATCGCCACGGTCGGCGGTTTCACCATGCTGTCGCGCGTCACCGGCTTGGCGCGCGAGATGATGATCGCCCATTTCCTCGGCGCCGGCGCGGTGGCCGACGCCTTCTTCGTCGCCTTCCGCTTTCCCAACCTGTTCCGCTCGCTGTTCGCCGAAGGGGCGTTCAACGCCGCCTTCGTGCCGCTGTTCACCGGAAAGATGGCCGCCGAGGGAACCGAGGAGGCGCGCCGCTTCGCCGAGCAGGCGTTCTCGGTCATGGCCCTGGTGCTGACCCTGTTCGTGGCGGTGATGGAACTGGCCATGCCCTGGGCCGTCTACGGCCTGGCGCCGGGCTTCGACACGGTGCCGGGCAAGATGGCGCTGGCCGTGGAATTCTCGCGCATCTGCTTTCCCTATCTGCTGTTCATCTCGCTGGTGTCCCTGCAGGCCGGAGTCCTGAACTCCATGGGCCGCTTCGCGGCGGCCGCCGCCACGCCGGTGCTGTTGAACCTCACCTCCATGGCCGGGCTGTGGTTCCTGGTCCCCTATTCCGAGACCGCCGGCCACGCCATGGCCTGGGGCACCTTCGCCGCCGGCGTGGTGCAGTTCGTCTGGCTGTCGCGCGCCGCGCGGCGCGTCGGCATGGGGCTGGGCTTGACCCGCCCCCGCCTGACGCCCGAGGTCGGGCTGTTGTTCAAGCGCATCGTGCCCGGCGCGGTGGGCGCCGGGGTCTATCAGGTCAACCTGGTGATCAACACCATGATCGCGTCCACCGTGGCCGACGGCGCGGTGAGCTACCTCAACTACGCCGACCGGGTGAACCAGCTGCCGCTGGGCGTGGTGGGCATCGCCATCGGCACCGCCCTGCTCCCCACCCTGTCGCGCCAGCTGAAGGCGGGCGAGGCGGACGCGGCGCGCACCAGCCAGAACCGCGCCATGGAGCTGGGTCTGGCGCTGACCCTGCCGGCGGCTGTGGCGCTGATGGTCATCGCCGCGCCGGTGATCCGGGTGCTGTTCGAGCGCGGCTCCTTCGGGCCCAACGAGACGGCGGCCACCGCGTCCGCCCTGGTGGCCTTCGCCATCGGCCTTCCCGCCTATGTGCTGGTCAAGGTGCTGGTGCCCGGCTTCTTCGCCCGCGAGGACACCTCCACGCCGGTCCGCGTGGCCGGCGTGGCCATGGTGCTCAACGTCGCCCTCAACCTCGCCATGGCCAAGCCGCTGGGCCATGTGGGCATGGCGCTGGCCACCGCCATCGCCGCCTGGGCCAACGTGGCCATCCTGGGCGTGCTGCTGGCCCGGCGCGGCTATTTCACGCTTGATCAGCGCCTGAAGTCCAAAGCGCCCCGCATCGTCGCCGCCTGCGCCGTGATGGGGGCCGTGCTGTGGGGGGGCAAATGGGCGCTGTGGCCCCTGGCCCAGGGCCAGCTGATGGCGGTAGGCATCCTGGCCGGGCTGGTGGTGCTGGGCGCCCTGGCCTTCCTGGCCGCCGCCCAAGTGCTGGGCGCGCTGAGTCTCGGCGAAATCAAGGGTATGGTTCGCCGCAAGCGGGGTTGA
- a CDS encoding cupredoxin domain-containing protein, with protein sequence MPAILRFILPALLLALWSPGAMAADEVLVKLTIKDHRFIPERLEIPAKTKVVLLIKNEDSEPEEFECLPLRREKIVFPGAEIRVVLGKVDPGEYPFFGEYHEATAKGMIIAR encoded by the coding sequence ATGCCCGCCATCCTGCGATTCATCCTCCCCGCCCTGCTCCTCGCCCTGTGGAGCCCCGGCGCAATGGCCGCCGACGAGGTTCTGGTCAAGCTGACCATCAAGGACCATCGCTTCATTCCCGAGCGGCTGGAAATCCCCGCCAAGACCAAGGTGGTCCTGCTGATCAAGAACGAGGATTCCGAGCCCGAGGAATTCGAGTGCCTGCCGCTCCGGCGCGAAAAGATCGTCTTTCCCGGCGCCGAGATCCGCGTGGTGCTGGGCAAGGTCGATCCCGGCGAATACCCCTTCTTCGGCGAGTACCACGAAGCCACTGCCAAAGGGATGATCATCGCCCGGTGA
- a CDS encoding TIGR02186 family protein → MRRLLLALLLLLPAARAQAVEPLVADLSKHLVAITTGFAGTDVLLFGAIEEVGDGKNGDVVVVVRGPNKTETLRRKDRAAGIWINSGIAKVDNAPSFYHVASTRPLDQLAPPGILGRHQIGLDHLDLDIRVKDAGADLEQYRRALIRLNQKKGLYGDKVTDIGMLSQRLFRTDVHFPANVPVGVYMVEVYLMVGGQVVSAQTTPLVVSKIGIGADVYDFAHQQAAAYGLIAIALAAFAGWLAAVVFKKA, encoded by the coding sequence ATGCGACGCCTGCTCCTCGCCCTCCTTTTGCTGCTGCCCGCCGCCCGCGCCCAGGCGGTCGAGCCGCTGGTCGCCGACCTGTCCAAGCATCTGGTGGCCATCACCACCGGTTTCGCCGGCACCGACGTCCTGCTGTTCGGCGCCATCGAGGAGGTCGGCGACGGCAAGAACGGCGACGTGGTGGTGGTGGTGCGCGGCCCCAACAAGACCGAGACCCTGCGGCGCAAGGACCGCGCCGCCGGCATCTGGATCAATTCCGGCATCGCCAAGGTGGACAACGCGCCGTCGTTCTATCACGTGGCCTCGACCCGCCCCCTGGACCAGCTGGCCCCGCCCGGCATCCTGGGACGCCACCAGATCGGGCTGGATCATCTGGATCTGGACATCCGGGTCAAGGATGCCGGCGCCGACCTGGAACAGTACCGCCGGGCGCTGATCCGCCTGAACCAGAAGAAGGGCCTTTACGGCGACAAGGTCACCGACATCGGCATGCTGAGCCAGCGCCTGTTCCGCACCGACGTGCATTTTCCCGCCAACGTGCCGGTGGGCGTCTACATGGTCGAGGTCTACCTGATGGTGGGCGGCCAGGTGGTCAGCGCCCAGACCACGCCGCTGGTGGTCAGCAAGATCGGCATCGGCGCCGACGTCTACGACTTCGCCCATCAGCAGGCGGCGGCCTACGGCCTCATCGCCATCGCGCTCGCCGCCTTCGCCGGCTGGCTGGCCGCCGTGGTCTTCAAGAAAGCCTGA
- the trpS gene encoding tryptophan--tRNA ligase, with the protein MNRIFSGVQPTGNLHLGNYLGAIRNWVRLQDQFECVFCIVDMHAITLWQDPKELTRNIREVTAGMIAAGVDPAKHIVFNQSTVPAHAQLAWIFNCVARMGWLNRMTQFKDKAGKHKENASVGLFAYPNLMSADILAYKATHVPVGEDQKQHLELARDTAQKFNNDFGVEFFPLPEPIIPPEAARIMSLRDGAKKMSKSDESDYSRINMTDDSDTIALKIRKAKTDLEPLPGTLEGLEGRPEASNLLGIYAALADKEKAQVVSQFEGRQFSDFKKELVELAVSVLGPINAEMKRLMTDTAHIDAILRSGAERADAIARPIIKDVYDIVGFLRP; encoded by the coding sequence ATGAACCGCATCTTTTCCGGCGTCCAGCCCACCGGCAACCTCCATCTCGGCAATTACCTGGGCGCCATCCGCAACTGGGTGCGGCTTCAAGACCAGTTCGAGTGCGTCTTCTGCATCGTCGACATGCACGCCATCACGCTGTGGCAGGACCCCAAGGAACTGACGCGCAACATCCGGGAAGTGACCGCCGGCATGATCGCCGCCGGCGTCGACCCGGCCAAGCACATCGTCTTCAACCAGTCGACGGTTCCGGCCCACGCCCAGCTGGCCTGGATCTTCAACTGCGTGGCGCGCATGGGCTGGCTGAACCGCATGACCCAGTTCAAGGACAAGGCGGGCAAGCACAAGGAGAACGCCTCGGTCGGGCTGTTCGCCTATCCCAACCTGATGAGCGCCGACATCCTGGCCTACAAGGCCACCCACGTGCCGGTGGGCGAGGACCAGAAGCAGCATCTGGAGCTGGCCCGCGACACCGCCCAGAAGTTCAACAACGATTTCGGCGTCGAGTTCTTTCCGCTGCCCGAGCCCATCATCCCGCCCGAGGCGGCGCGCATCATGTCCTTGCGCGACGGCGCCAAGAAGATGAGCAAGTCGGATGAAAGCGATTACTCGCGCATCAACATGACCGACGATTCCGACACCATCGCCTTGAAGATCAGGAAGGCCAAGACCGACCTCGAGCCGCTGCCCGGCACCCTGGAAGGCCTGGAAGGCCGTCCCGAGGCGTCCAACCTGCTGGGCATCTACGCCGCCCTGGCCGACAAGGAGAAGGCCCAGGTGGTGAGCCAGTTCGAGGGCCGTCAGTTCTCCGACTTCAAGAAGGAACTGGTGGAGCTGGCCGTCTCGGTGCTGGGCCCCATCAACGCCGAGATGAAGCGCCTGATGACCGATACCGCCCACATCGACGCCATCCTGCGTTCGGGCGCCGAGCGGGCCGATGCCATCGCCCGGCCGATCATCAAGGACGTCTACGACATCGTCGGATTCCTGCGGCCATGA
- a CDS encoding iron transporter, with amino-acid sequence MAGLSAASAPALAVEYPIGAPENRYGMEIGAVYLQAVRMEPDGMMLQPEQSDIHIEADIKALQGNPNGYPEGSWIPYLLVKYEVTKVDTGEVIKGDMMPMVANDGPHYGDNIKMKGPGKYKVKYTILPPNAPENASGKHYGRHTDRATGVRPWFPAFSLDYEFVFAGVGKKGGY; translated from the coding sequence ATGGCGGGACTGTCCGCCGCTTCCGCCCCGGCCCTGGCGGTGGAGTACCCCATCGGGGCTCCCGAGAACCGCTACGGCATGGAGATCGGCGCCGTCTACCTTCAGGCCGTGCGCATGGAGCCCGATGGCATGATGCTGCAGCCCGAGCAGTCGGACATCCACATCGAAGCCGACATCAAGGCGCTGCAGGGCAACCCCAACGGCTACCCGGAAGGCTCTTGGATCCCCTACCTGCTGGTCAAGTACGAGGTTACCAAGGTGGACACCGGTGAGGTGATCAAGGGCGACATGATGCCCATGGTGGCCAATGACGGCCCCCATTACGGTGACAACATCAAGATGAAGGGCCCGGGCAAGTACAAGGTGAAGTACACCATCCTGCCGCCCAACGCCCCGGAGAACGCGTCCGGCAAGCATTACGGCCGCCACACCGACCGCGCCACCGGCGTGCGTCCGTGGTTCCCCGCCTTCTCGCTGGACTACGAATTCGTCTTCGCCGGTGTCGGCAAGAAGGGCGGCTACTGA
- a CDS encoding sulfite exporter TauE/SafE family protein, with protein MQIYLPIAEMSVNVFVILGLGGGVGFMSGLFGVGGGFLMTPLLIFLGVPPTVAVGTEANQIVASSVSGVLAHWRRGNVDVKMGLILTLGGFVGSTLGVYLFKWLRGLGQIDLVISLCYIIFLGIVGSLMLVESIQALMASRRNGGNIPVRKKHQHSWMHGLPFKMRFRRSQLYISAVVPATIGLFVGILAALMGVGGGFIMVPAMIYLLGMPTSVVVGTSLFQIIFVTANATFLQSTMNHTVDVVLALLLLLGGVIGAQIGARFGVKLKGEQLRSLLALMVLGVCIKLLFDMVTVPGELFAAGAGGKH; from the coding sequence ATGCAGATCTACCTTCCCATCGCCGAGATGTCGGTGAACGTCTTCGTCATCCTAGGGCTGGGTGGCGGAGTGGGATTCATGTCCGGCCTGTTCGGGGTCGGCGGCGGCTTCCTGATGACGCCGCTGCTGATCTTCCTGGGCGTGCCGCCCACCGTGGCGGTAGGCACCGAGGCCAACCAGATCGTCGCCTCGTCGGTGTCTGGCGTGCTGGCCCATTGGCGGCGCGGCAACGTCGACGTCAAGATGGGGCTGATCCTGACCCTGGGCGGCTTCGTCGGCTCGACGCTGGGCGTCTATCTCTTCAAATGGCTGCGCGGCCTGGGCCAGATCGATCTGGTCATCTCGCTGTGCTACATCATCTTCCTGGGCATCGTCGGCTCGCTGATGCTGGTGGAAAGCATCCAGGCGCTGATGGCCAGCAGGCGCAACGGCGGCAACATCCCGGTGCGCAAGAAGCACCAGCACAGCTGGATGCACGGCCTGCCCTTCAAGATGCGGTTCCGCCGCTCGCAGCTCTACATCAGCGCCGTCGTCCCGGCCACCATCGGCCTGTTCGTCGGCATCCTGGCCGCCCTGATGGGCGTCGGCGGCGGCTTCATCATGGTGCCCGCCATGATCTACCTGCTGGGCATGCCAACCTCGGTGGTGGTGGGAACCTCGCTGTTCCAGATCATCTTCGTCACCGCCAACGCCACCTTCCTGCAATCGACCATGAACCACACGGTGGACGTGGTCCTCGCCCTGCTGCTGCTGCTGGGCGGCGTGATCGGCGCCCAGATCGGCGCCCGCTTCGGCGTCAAGCTGAAGGGCGAGCAGCTGCGCTCGCTACTGGCCCTGATGGTGCTGGGCGTCTGCATCAAGCTGCTGTTCGACATGGTGACGGTGCCCGGCGAATTGTTCGCCGCCGGAGCGGGAGGCAAGCACTGA
- a CDS encoding 4Fe-4S binding protein, with translation MNSLTPVRPPALAVIGHFLARHSRLIQAVQWLMVVVYLVLVTLPAFLPVPDDSKHIWDDLVLFAQFAFWGVWWPFVMVSMVVMGRAWCGLFCPEGTMTEWVSRHGLGRAIPAWLRWKGWPFVAFVCTTIYGQMITVYEYPKAALLILGASTVMALGIGLVYGRGKRVWCRYLCPASGVFSLLSRLAPVHFRVDAQAWKAAPRTHAVDCATLVDVRAMTGGGSCHNCGRCSGHRGAVELAPRLPGSEIADLPAREVSPWDIVLLLFGVMGVASGAFQWSASPVFIALKQGLAKILVEHDILFPMTETLPWWLLTNSDETGEVFTLLDGFCILAYMGGAALLFGLIGLAGLGLSARALGRPELLWRLGYALVPAGAAGLIVGLSAMTLTQLTAEGVFLAWVPDARAGVLAVGLAWSALLLWRSMPAVSLARRLAAWPLGLAGAFAQIGMWGVFFFVW, from the coding sequence ATGAACAGCCTGACACCCGTCCGCCCACCCGCCTTGGCCGTTATCGGCCATTTCCTGGCCCGCCACTCCCGGCTGATCCAGGCGGTGCAATGGCTGATGGTGGTCGTCTATCTGGTCCTGGTCACCCTGCCGGCCTTCCTGCCGGTGCCCGACGATTCCAAGCATATCTGGGACGATCTGGTGCTGTTCGCCCAGTTCGCCTTCTGGGGCGTGTGGTGGCCCTTCGTCATGGTCAGCATGGTGGTCATGGGCCGCGCCTGGTGCGGCCTGTTCTGCCCCGAGGGCACCATGACCGAATGGGTCAGCCGCCACGGTCTGGGCCGCGCCATCCCCGCCTGGCTGCGCTGGAAGGGCTGGCCCTTCGTCGCCTTCGTCTGCACCACAATCTACGGCCAGATGATCACGGTCTATGAATATCCCAAGGCGGCGCTGCTGATCCTGGGGGCCTCGACGGTGATGGCGTTGGGCATCGGTCTGGTCTACGGCCGGGGCAAAAGGGTGTGGTGCCGCTATCTCTGCCCGGCCAGCGGCGTGTTCTCGCTGCTGTCGCGCCTGGCGCCCGTTCATTTCCGCGTCGATGCGCAAGCGTGGAAGGCGGCGCCGCGCACCCATGCGGTGGATTGCGCCACCCTGGTGGACGTGCGCGCCATGACCGGCGGCGGCTCGTGCCACAATTGCGGCCGCTGCTCGGGCCACCGGGGCGCGGTGGAACTGGCGCCCCGCCTGCCGGGATCGGAGATCGCCGACCTTCCCGCCCGCGAGGTGTCGCCCTGGGACATCGTCCTGCTGCTGTTCGGGGTGATGGGCGTGGCCAGCGGAGCGTTCCAGTGGTCGGCCTCGCCGGTGTTCATCGCGCTGAAGCAGGGGCTGGCCAAGATCCTGGTGGAACACGACATCCTGTTCCCCATGACCGAGACCCTGCCCTGGTGGCTCTTGACCAATTCCGACGAGACCGGCGAGGTCTTCACCCTGCTGGACGGCTTTTGCATCCTGGCCTACATGGGCGGCGCGGCGCTGCTGTTCGGTTTGATCGGACTGGCCGGGCTGGGGCTGAGCGCCCGGGCGCTGGGCCGGCCCGAGCTCCTTTGGCGCCTGGGTTACGCCCTGGTGCCGGCCGGGGCGGCGGGGCTGATCGTCGGGCTGTCGGCCATGACGCTGACCCAGCTCACCGCCGAGGGCGTCTTCCTCGCCTGGGTTCCCGACGCCCGCGCCGGAGTGCTGGCGGTGGGGCTGGCCTGGAGCGCCTTGCTGCTGTGGCGTTCGATGCCGGCGGTTTCCCTGGCCCGCCGCCTGGCCGCCTGGCCGTTGGGGCTGGCCGGAGCCTTCGCCCAGATCGGCATGTGGGGGGTGTTCTTCTTCGTCTGGTAG
- a CDS encoding DUF2333 family protein: MTQRFAEGLLNATAAALAGIAAVLRHPSRRFVLWAFALVVVLVFPVAMLVISKVDDNPDFAAGTVTAPRSRGVAVTAALITRELDGSKWHANDPFFMPGAWLRDMPAFQLGLVGGLARMVGALNSEKGVAFGPNGADVNLNHAAGLLKYPGTVWKFDTHKSWLPTASAEKQYRNAQRSLDLYNDMVAAGGTQFERKPEALVAIVEALIRDLDEVTEAIDHHLAAGHLVLLDFGVDGVFYGNKGRLYAYSIVLRELGRDFEKTLADRRQLEAWTRMVDHLAASARLKPWLVWSAAPDSSVLPNHLAAQGYGALRVRMQAAELLAALK; this comes from the coding sequence ATGACCCAGCGCTTCGCCGAAGGCCTGCTGAACGCCACCGCCGCCGCCCTGGCCGGCATCGCCGCGGTGCTGCGTCATCCGTCGCGCCGTTTCGTGCTGTGGGCCTTCGCCCTGGTGGTGGTGCTGGTCTTCCCGGTGGCCATGCTGGTCATCAGCAAGGTGGACGACAATCCCGACTTCGCCGCCGGCACGGTGACGGCCCCCCGCTCGCGCGGGGTGGCGGTGACCGCCGCCCTGATCACCCGCGAGCTGGACGGCAGCAAGTGGCACGCCAACGACCCGTTCTTCATGCCCGGCGCCTGGCTGCGCGACATGCCGGCCTTCCAGCTGGGTCTGGTGGGCGGACTGGCCCGCATGGTCGGCGCGCTGAATTCCGAGAAGGGCGTGGCCTTCGGCCCCAACGGCGCCGACGTCAACCTCAACCACGCCGCCGGCCTGCTGAAATATCCCGGCACGGTGTGGAAGTTCGACACCCATAAATCCTGGCTGCCCACCGCCTCGGCCGAGAAGCAGTACCGCAACGCCCAGCGCTCGCTGGACCTCTACAACGATATGGTGGCGGCGGGCGGCACGCAATTCGAGCGCAAGCCCGAGGCCCTGGTCGCCATCGTCGAGGCGCTGATCCGCGACCTGGACGAGGTCACCGAGGCCATCGACCATCATCTGGCCGCCGGGCATCTGGTTCTGCTGGATTTCGGCGTGGACGGCGTGTTCTACGGCAACAAGGGCCGGCTTTACGCCTATTCCATCGTGCTGCGCGAGTTGGGCCGCGATTTCGAGAAGACGCTGGCCGACCGCCGCCAGCTGGAAGCCTGGACCCGCATGGTCGACCACTTGGCCGCGAGCGCCCGCCTCAAGCCCTGGCTGGTGTGGAGCGCCGCCCCCGATTCCAGCGTCCTGCCCAATCATCTGGCGGCGCAGGGATACGGCGCGCTGCGGGTGCGCATGCAGGCCGCCGAGCTGCTGGCGGCGCTGAAATAG
- a CDS encoding universal stress protein, which translates to MPTNRVFLVVVDDSPEMQAALRFACRRAYSSGGQVALLRVIEPTEYEHFASIGNLMRAEAREAAEELLNRLAGDVNQLSGHMPVLYVREGSPRDELIALIAEEPSISVLVLAADTGPSGPGPLVTALSGKYIGKLRVPLTLVPGSLTPEQIDAIS; encoded by the coding sequence ATGCCGACCAATCGCGTTTTCCTGGTGGTGGTGGACGATTCGCCCGAGATGCAGGCGGCGCTGCGCTTCGCCTGCCGCCGGGCCTATTCCTCCGGCGGTCAGGTGGCGCTGCTGCGCGTGATCGAGCCCACCGAGTACGAGCACTTCGCCTCCATCGGCAATCTGATGCGGGCCGAAGCGCGCGAGGCGGCCGAGGAGCTTCTCAACCGCCTGGCCGGCGACGTCAACCAGCTGTCCGGCCACATGCCAGTGCTCTACGTGCGCGAGGGCAGCCCCAGGGACGAGCTGATCGCCCTGATCGCCGAGGAGCCCTCCATCTCGGTGCTGGTGCTGGCCGCCGATACCGGGCCCAGCGGGCCGGGGCCCCTGGTCACCGCGCTGAGCGGCAAGTATATCGGCAAACTGCGCGTGCCGCTCACCCTGGTGCCGGGCAGCCTGACGCCCGAGCAGATCGACGCCATCAGCTAG